One genomic segment of Amycolatopsis sp. WQ 127309 includes these proteins:
- a CDS encoding TetR family transcriptional regulator, whose amino-acid sequence MVRWEPGTPERLQRAALELFATRGFEETTAAEIAQSVGLTERTFFRHFADKREALFHGQELFAQAFLSGMEAAPPDASPIEVVAGALQSASTFFPDERRPHSRTRQSVIDRNPALQERELHKMAVLATTLADAFRARGVADPAASLAGQSVTAVFGIAFTQWIRDGEERSLADIADDVLAELRALTSASPTPAG is encoded by the coding sequence ATGGTGCGTTGGGAACCGGGAACCCCGGAGCGGCTGCAGCGGGCCGCGCTCGAGCTGTTCGCCACCCGCGGGTTCGAAGAGACGACGGCGGCGGAGATCGCCCAGTCCGTCGGCCTGACCGAGCGCACGTTCTTCCGCCACTTCGCCGACAAGCGCGAGGCGCTCTTCCACGGGCAGGAGCTGTTCGCGCAGGCGTTCCTCAGCGGCATGGAGGCCGCGCCGCCGGACGCGTCGCCGATCGAGGTCGTCGCCGGCGCACTGCAGTCCGCGTCCACCTTCTTCCCGGACGAGCGCCGGCCGCACTCCCGCACCCGCCAGTCCGTCATCGACCGGAATCCCGCGCTGCAGGAACGGGAACTGCACAAGATGGCCGTCCTCGCCACCACGCTCGCCGACGCCTTCCGCGCGCGGGGCGTCGCCGATCCGGCGGCCTCGCTGGCCGGGCAGTCGGTCACCGCGGTGTTCGGGATCGCGTTCACGCAGTGGATCCGCGACGGCGAGGAGCGGTCGCTGGCCGACATCGCCGACGACGTCTTGGCCGAACTGCGCGCCCTGACCAGCGCGAGCCCCACGCCGGCGGGCTAA
- a CDS encoding SDR family oxidoreductase gives MRVFVTGASGWIGSAVVDELLATGHEVTGLARSDASAAALEAKGVRVRRGDLDDLDGIRAGAEAAEAVIHLANKHDFANPAVSSAAERGAVQTIGDALAGTGRPFLLASGIAALTQGRPATEADASPFHGLESPRGGSENLALEFAGRGVHPVSLRFSPTVHGTADHGFIAVLTAIAREKGVSGYPGDGTNRWAAVHVTDAARMTVLGLEKAPAGSRLHAVAEEGVPTREIAEAIGRAYDLPVASIAAGDVQDHYGWIGGFFAMDLAATSTQTRELLGWTPTGPTLVEDLDAGAYGTK, from the coding sequence ATGCGCGTTTTCGTCACCGGAGCCTCCGGCTGGATCGGCTCCGCCGTCGTCGACGAACTGCTCGCCACCGGCCACGAGGTCACCGGGCTCGCCCGGTCCGACGCCTCCGCCGCGGCCCTCGAAGCCAAGGGCGTCCGGGTCCGCCGCGGCGACCTCGACGACCTCGACGGCATCCGGGCCGGCGCCGAGGCCGCCGAAGCCGTCATCCACCTGGCCAACAAGCACGACTTCGCGAACCCGGCCGTGTCGAGCGCGGCCGAACGGGGCGCCGTCCAGACCATCGGCGACGCGCTCGCCGGCACCGGCCGCCCGTTCCTGCTGGCGTCGGGGATCGCCGCGCTCACCCAGGGCCGGCCCGCCACCGAGGCCGACGCGTCCCCGTTCCACGGCCTGGAAAGCCCGCGCGGCGGCAGTGAGAACCTCGCGCTCGAGTTCGCCGGCCGCGGCGTGCACCCGGTGAGCCTGCGGTTCTCGCCGACCGTCCACGGCACCGCCGACCACGGGTTCATCGCGGTCCTCACCGCGATCGCCCGGGAGAAGGGCGTTTCCGGCTACCCCGGCGACGGGACCAACCGCTGGGCCGCCGTGCACGTGACCGACGCCGCCCGGATGACCGTCCTCGGCCTGGAGAAGGCGCCCGCGGGCAGCCGCCTGCACGCCGTCGCCGAAGAAGGCGTGCCGACGCGCGAGATCGCGGAGGCCATCGGCCGCGCGTACGACCTGCCCGTCGCCTCCATCGCGGCCGGGGACGTCCAGGACCACTACGGCTGGATCGGCGGCTTCTTCGCCATGGACCTCGCCGCGACCAGCACGCAGACGCGCGAGCTGCTCGGCTGGACGCCCACCGGGCCGACCCTCGTCGAGGACCTGGACGCCGGCGCGTACGGCACCAAGTAG
- a CDS encoding helix-turn-helix transcriptional regulator, with amino-acid sequence MSQTRHRHHPGEVITRHRHEEHQLIYVSSGVLAVHTDHGTWAAGAHRAAWIPARTWHEHRVHGHAEVHTLAFATQEALLPGDSPTVIAVSGLLRELLIAATEPGLAPGEARRLRAVIHDRVRRAHVAPLTLPRARDPRLAHACRLVTDDLASPRTITWLARQVGASDRHLARLFRGEFGTTYPQWRTTTRVFQAMLELTAGSTVTETAHRCGWATTSAFVDTFTRTMGQTPGTYRAAAAGG; translated from the coding sequence GTGTCGCAAACCCGCCATCGGCACCACCCGGGTGAGGTCATCACCCGGCACCGGCACGAGGAGCACCAGCTCATCTACGTGAGCAGCGGGGTCCTCGCCGTCCACACCGACCACGGGACGTGGGCCGCCGGCGCCCACCGCGCCGCCTGGATTCCCGCCCGCACCTGGCACGAGCACCGCGTCCACGGGCACGCCGAGGTCCACACCCTCGCCTTCGCGACGCAGGAAGCGCTGCTCCCCGGCGATTCGCCCACGGTCATCGCCGTTTCCGGGCTGCTGCGCGAACTGCTGATCGCCGCCACCGAACCCGGCCTGGCGCCGGGCGAGGCACGCCGGCTGCGGGCCGTGATCCACGACCGCGTCCGCCGCGCCCACGTCGCCCCGCTGACGCTCCCCCGCGCCCGCGACCCCCGGCTGGCCCACGCCTGCCGGCTGGTGACCGACGACCTCGCGAGCCCGCGGACCATCACCTGGCTCGCCCGTCAGGTCGGCGCGAGCGACCGTCACCTCGCGCGGCTCTTCCGCGGCGAGTTCGGCACGACGTACCCCCAGTGGCGCACCACCACCCGGGTCTTCCAGGCCATGCTCGAGCTCACCGCGGGAAGCACCGTCACGGAGACCGCGCACCGCTGCGGCTGGGCCACCACCAGCGCCTTCGTCGACACCTTCACCCGGACCATGGGCCAGACCCCCGGCACCTACCGCGCCGCGGCCGCCGGCGGTTAG